A genomic stretch from Balaenoptera musculus isolate JJ_BM4_2016_0621 chromosome 9, mBalMus1.pri.v3, whole genome shotgun sequence includes:
- the LOC118900487 gene encoding olfactory receptor 6B1, with translation MEVENQTRVTRFILVAFPGNWGVRATVFLMFLVACVLTVAEIVIIILLVQQNRPLHRPVYFFLAKLSFLETWYLSVTVPTVLFSFWSVSSSISFTHCMIQLYFFIALMCTECVLLAAVAYGCYVAICRLLRYPTIMSHGLCFLLPLGSWTNGFGISLAKIYFISCLSCCGPNVINHFFCDISPVLNLSCTDMSTAESVDFVLALAIFLLPLSLTVLSYACILATILRMPTGKQKAFSTCASHLVAVTIFCSATLFMHVWSRAIHAFNMNKVISIFYATVTPALNPFVYCLRNREVREALKKLAYCQAFRSG, from the coding sequence ATGGAAGTGGAGAACCAGACACGGGTCACTAGGTTCATTCTGGTGGCGTTTCCTGGGAACTGGGGTGTGCGTGCAACAGTGTTCCTCATGTTCCTCGTGGCCTGTGTTCTGACAGTGGCTGAAATCGTGATCATCATCCTGTTGGTGCAGCAGAACCGGCCGCTGCACAGGCCCGTGTACTTCTTCCTGGCCAAGCTGTCCTTCTTGGAGACCTGGTACCTCTCTGTCACTGTACCCACGGTGCTGTTTAGTTTTTGGTCCGTGAGTAGCAGCATCTCCTTCACGCACTGTATGATacaactttacttcttcattGCACTCATGTGCACAGAATGTGTGCTCCTGGCTGCCGTGGCCTACGGCTGTTATGTGGCCATCTGCCGCCTACTGCGCTACCCCACCATTATGAGCCATGGGCTctgcttcctcctgcctcttGGTTCCTGGACCAATGGCTTTGGCATCTCCTTGGCTAAGATCTACTTCATCTCTTGCCTCAGCTGCTGTGGCCCCAATGTCATCAATCATTTCTTCTGTGATATCTCTCCAGTACTTAACCTCTCCTGCACAGACATGTCCACAGCTGAATCGGTGGACTTTGTCCTGGCACTGGCCATCTTCCTCTTGCCCCTCTCTCTCACTGTCCTGTCCTATGCATGCATTCTGGCCACCATCCTACGCATGCCCACAGGAAAGCAGAAGGCGTTTTCTACTTGTGCCTCCCACCTCGTGGCGGTCACCATCTTCTGTTCAGCTACTCTTTTCATGCATGTCTGGTCCCGAGCCATTCATGCCTTCAACATGAACAAAGTTATTTCCATCTTCTATGCCACTGTTACCCCTGCGCTTAACCCTTTCGTTTATTGTCTAAGGAACCGAGAGGTCAGAGAGGCTCTGAAGAAACTGGCTTATTGCCAGGCCTTCCGATCTGGCTAG